From the Anaeromyxobacter dehalogenans 2CP-1 genome, the window GACCGCGGTGGCGCTCGCGGTGGTGCGCAACCCGTACGCCGAGACGGAGCTGGCCCTGAAGCTGCTGGCGGTGCTGCCCGGCGCCGAGGTCGCGGACGTGGCCCGCGACGGCGCGCTGCACCCGCTGGTGCGGGCGGTGGCAGCGCGGCTCGTGGCGGGGCGCGCCGGGTGAGCCCGGCGCCGGGTCAGGGCCGCGGCGGCTGCTCGGGCCCGCGGTCGCCGCGCGCGGCGGCCCGGACCCCGCGCACCGCCCGGCCCAGCGCGTCCCCCAGCGCCGGGATCCGGGTGGCGCCGAAGACCAGCAGCGCGACGAAGGCGACGATGAGGAGCTCGGTCATCCGGGGGTTCCGTGCCCGCGCCGCGGCGATCCCGCGGCAGGCGGCGCGCTAGGATAGTCGCGCGACCCTCCGGGCGCCAGGCGGCAAGGCGCCCGGCGGCGCGGAGGCGCAGGAGCGCGACGCCGGCATGCCCACCCCGAACCGCAGGGCCCCCCGCGCAGACGGCCGCCCGCTCGTGCTCGGCCACCGGGGCGCGAGCGCCGACGCGCCCGAGAACACGCTCGCCGCCTTCCGCCTGGCCCTCGCGCAGGGCGCCGACGGGGTGGAGCTGGACGTCTGGCGGTGCCGCACCGGGGAGGTGGTGGTCGTCCACGACGAGGACACCGGGCGCGTGGCCGGCGCGCGGTTCCGGGTGGACGCCACGCCGCTCGCCGAGCTGCGCGCGCTCGACGTGGGCGCGTGGAAGGGCGAGCGGTTCCGGGGCGCGCGGATCTCGACGCTGCCGGAGGTGCTGGAGGCGCTCCCGGGGGCGGTGGTGAACGTGGAGCTGAAGTCGCGCGGGCGCGACCTGCGCCTGGCCGAGGCGGTGGCGCGCGACGTGCGGCGCGCCGGTGCGGGGGGGAGGGTGATCGCCTCCTCCTTCGACTACCGGCTGGTGGCCGCGTTCCGGCTGGCGGCGCCGGAGGTGCCGGTGGGGCTGCTCTTCGAGCCGGGGCACCGCTGGCGCCTGCGCACGGCGCTCGCCGCGCGGCTGCTCGGCGCCGCCGCCGTCCACCCGGACGCCTCGCTCGTCACCCCGGCGCGCGCCGAGGCGTGGCGGGCGCGCGGCCTGGCGGTGAACGCCTGGACCGTGGACGCGCCGGACGAGGTGGCCCGGCTCACCGGGCTCGGTGCGGCCGCCCTCATCACCAACGTCCCGGGCCGCACCCGGGCGCAGGTGCGCGCGCTCACCGGCCGCTAGCGCGCGCGGGAGGGCGGGCGATCGCCGCCGCGCCCGCGCGCGTCCGCCGCCGGGCCCCGCCTATGCGCCGGTCACGATGCCGCCGGCCGTGTACGGGCTCTCGAGCCCGCGGCGCTTCGGGACCGCGACCTCCTTCGCGAGCTTGTTGTACAGGCCCATGATCAGGATCGACGGCGCCCACTGGCCGACGAAGTTCCCGAGCTGCTTGCGCCCGGTGATCACGAGCGCGGCCGACGCGGCCATCGCCCCGAGCGCGATCCCCAGGAACGCCAGCGACGGCACCCGCGCCGTCGTCCCCTCCACCATCTCCGTCGCACGATCCTCGTGTTCCATCCCGTCCTCCGTGTCCGCAGGTCTTCGCGAATCTGGCGACGTGCCCGCGCCGGTGCGAGGCCGCGGGGCGGGCGCGGAGGCGAGCGCCGGGCGGCGGCCTGGCGTGCACCGGAAACCGCGGCGCGCCGGGCGCAAGCGACACGCTGCCGCACCCGGAGAGGCCGGGCGAACAGCCGTCCGGGTGGGCAAGTATCGGCCGCCGTGACCGACCTCCTCGCCGCCCGCGCGCTCTTCGGCGTCTCGCTCGCCTTCCACATCGTCTTCGCCGCCGTCGGCGTGGCCATGCCGCTGTTCATGGTCCTGGCCGAATGGCGCTGGCGCCGCACCGGCTCGGAGGTGCACCTGGAGCTGGCGCGCCGGTGGGCGAAGGGCACCGCCATCCTGTTCGCGGTGGGCGCCGTCTCCGGCACGGTCATCTCGTTCGAGCTGGGGCTGCTCTGGCCGCGCTTCATGCAGTTCGCGGGTCCCATCATCGGCATGCCGTTCTCGCTGGAGGGCTTCGCGTTCTTCGCGGAGGCGATCTTCCTCGGCATCTACCTGTACGGCTGGGGCCGCGTCGGCCCGCGCCTGCACCTCGCCGCCGGGTGGGTGGTCGCGGCGAGCGGCGCCACCTCCGCGTTCTTCGTGACGCTCGCGAACGTCTGGATGAACGTGCCGGCCGGCTTCGAGCTGGGCGCCGGCGGGGTGGCGGCCGGCGCCGCCGCCATCGACCCGTTCGTCGCGATGTTCCCGCCCGGCTGGCAGCACCAGGTCATCCACGTCCTCATCTCGTGCTACGCGGCGACCGGCTTCGCGGTGGCGGGCATCCACGCGTTCATGCTCCTGCGCGAGCGGGACAACCCGTTCCACCGCGCCGCGCTCCGCATCGCGTTCGGCGTGGGCGCGCTCGCGGCGCTGCTGCAGCCGCTCTCGGGCGACTTCTCCGCGCGCCAGATCGCGACCACGCAGCCGGTGAAGCTCGCCGCGCTGGAGGGTCACTTCCGGACCGAGCGCGGCGCGCCGCTGCGCATCGGCGGCATCCCCGACGAGGAGCGGCGCGAGACGCGCTACGCGCTGGAGATCCCGTACGGCCTCTCGCTGCTCGCGTTCCACGACCCGCAGGCCGAGGTGCGCGGCCTGGAGGCGTTCCCGCGCGACCGCTGGCCCAACACGCTGCTCGTGCACCTCGCCTTCCAGGTGATGGTCGGGCTGGGCTCGATCATGGCGCTGCTCGCCGCGGCCTGGGCGGTGCGCCGGGTGCGCCGCCGCGAGCCGGGGCGCTGGCTGCTGCGGGCGCTGGTCGTGGCGTCCCCGTTCGGCTTCGTGGCGCTCGAGGCGGGCTGGCTCGTGACGGAGTGGGGCCGCCAGCCGTTCACGGTGTGGGGCGTGCTGCGCACCGCCGACTCGGTGACGCCGGTGACGAACCTCGCGATCCCGTTCATCGGCTTCATGGTGCTCTACGTGTTCCTCGCCGTGGTGGTGGTGGCGCTGCTCTGGCGCCAGATCGCGAAGAGCCCGCGCGCCGTCGCCCTCGGCCCCGGCGCCGGCACCGCGGAGGTGCGGCCGTGACGCCGGCCGACCTGCTGGGCGGGGTGATCCTCGTCGCCGCGGTCCTGTACGCGCTGCTCGGCGGGGCGGACTTCGGCGCCGGCATCTGGGACCTGCTCGCCGGCGGTCCGCGCAAGAAGGAGCAGCGCGCGCTGATCGAGGAGGCGCTCGGGCCGATCTGGGAGGCGAACCACGTCTGGCTGATCCTGATCGTGGTGCTGCTGTTCACGGCGTTCCCGCCGGCGTTCGCGGCCATCACCATCGCGCTGTTCGTCCCGCTCATGCTCCTGCTGGTCGGCATCGTGCTCCGCGGCGCGGCGTTCACGTTCCGGACCTACGACGCGCCCGAGGACCGCGTGCAGGCGCGCTGGGGGCTCGTGTTCTCCGGGTCGTCGGTGGTGGCGCCGCTCACGCTCGGCGTCATCGTGGGCGCGCTCGCCTCCGGCGGCTTGGGCGCGGCCGCGCGCGGCGAGGCGCCGTTCGCCTGGGCGGCGCCGTTCCCGCTGGCGGTGGGCGCGTTCGCCGCCGCGCTGTTCGCGTACGTGGCCGCGGCGTACCTGGCGGTCGAGGCGGGGGGCGCGCTGCGCGAGGACTTCCGGCGCCGCGCCATCGGCGCGGGCGTGGCGGTGTTCCTGACCGCGGCCCTGTCGGCCGCGCTCTCCTGGCGCGAGGCGCCGCTCGTGTTCGCCGGGCTGACGCGGCGCGGCTGGTCGATCCCGCTGCACCTCGCCACCGGCGCCGCGGCGGTCACCGCGTTCGCCGCGCTGTACCGCGGGCAGGTACGCCTGGCGCGCGCCGCGGCGGCGGCGCAGGTCACGCTCATCGTGCTCGGCTGGGGCGCGTCGCAGTACCCGTACCTCGTGGTGCCGGACCACACGCTCGCGTCGGCGAGCGCGCCGCGCGCGACGCAGGTGCCGGTGCTCTGGGCGCTCGCCGCCGGGGCGGTGCTGCTGTTCCCGGCGCTCTACCTGCTGTTCCGCGTCTTCAAGGGCGAGCGGCCCTTCGCCATCCTCGACCGCGATCGTCCGCGCTGACGCGGCGAGGCGGCGCCGCTACACCGGGATCCGGCCGCGCAGGTCGGCCGCGCGGTGCGGCCCCTGCTCGGCCACCAGCGCGCGGGCGGCGTCCAGCTTGCCGAACGCGCCCCAGGTCACCACGCCCCGGACGCGCCCGTCGGCGAGGTAGTAGATCACGCCCCGGCGGAACGGCTCCTGCCAGTCGGCGACGGTCTCGAGCCGCGCGTCCACCACGCCGACCGCCTCGTACCCGAGGTCGAACAGGTCGGAGTAGAAGAACGGGAGGTGGCCGTAGACGACGTCCGCGCCGGCCATGGCGCGCCCCGCCGTCTCGCCCATCTTGTTCGCGTTGTCCTCGTGCTCCACGCGGAGGAGCCGGCCCAGCGCGGGGTTCCAGAAGCGCGCCACGTCGCCCGCGGCGAACACGTCCGGATCGCGGGTGCGGAGCGACGCGTCCACCACGATGCCGTCGTCCACGTCCAGCCCGGCGCCGCGCGCCAGCGCGTCGTTCGGCGCGATCCCGAGCCCCGCCACCACCAGGTCCGCCGGGAGCTCGCCGCCGCCGGTGCGCACGGCGAAGCCGTCCCCGCGCCGCTCCACGCCGGAGACCCGCGTGGCCGGCAGCACCTCCACCCCGTGCTCGCCGTAGTAGCCGTTCAGGTGCAGGCCCAGGTCGCGCGGGAACGTCCGCGCACCGATGGTCTCCTCCGGGAACACGAGCGTCACCCGGTAGCCGGCGTCGGAGAGCGCCGAGGACACCTCCGAGCCGATGAAGCCGCCGCCGACCACCACCACGCGCCGACCGGCCGGGAGCGCGCGCAGCCGGCGGAAGTCCGCCACGGTGCGGAAGTGGATCACCCCTTCCGCGGCCCCGGGCAGCCGCCGCGGCGTCCCTCCGGTCGCGAGCAGCAGCTTGCGGTACTCGATCGCCCCGCCGCCCTCGAGCTCGACCCGGTGCGCGGCGCGGTCGATCGCGCTCACGCGCACGCCGGTACGGAGCGTGGTCCCGGCCACCTCGGGCAGCCAGATCGAGCCCTCCTCCTGCCCGCGCCAGAGCGCCTTGGAGAGCGGGGGCCGGGCGTAGGGCCGCTCCGGCTCGTCGCCCAGGATGGCGATGGAGCCGGCGCCGTCCACCAGCCGGATCCCCTGGGCCGCGGCGTGCCCCGCCATCCCGCCGCCCACCACCACGTAGTCGAAGCCGGCCATCGCGTCCTCCGCGGCGCGGCGCCGCCGGGCGCCGCTGCGAACCCCATAGTGGATGCGGCCGCGGGGATCGCGTTACGGGA encodes:
- a CDS encoding glycerophosphodiester phosphodiesterase; translated protein: MPTPNRRAPRADGRPLVLGHRGASADAPENTLAAFRLALAQGADGVELDVWRCRTGEVVVVHDEDTGRVAGARFRVDATPLAELRALDVGAWKGERFRGARISTLPEVLEALPGAVVNVELKSRGRDLRLAEAVARDVRRAGAGGRVIASSFDYRLVAAFRLAAPEVPVGLLFEPGHRWRLRTALAARLLGAAAVHPDASLVTPARAEAWRARGLAVNAWTVDAPDEVARLTGLGAAALITNVPGRTRAQVRALTGR
- a CDS encoding Sec-independent protein translocase subunit TatA/TatB, with the protein product MTELLIVAFVALLVFGATRIPALGDALGRAVRGVRAAARGDRGPEQPPRP
- a CDS encoding NAD(P)/FAD-dependent oxidoreductase, which gives rise to MAGFDYVVVGGGMAGHAAAQGIRLVDGAGSIAILGDEPERPYARPPLSKALWRGQEEGSIWLPEVAGTTLRTGVRVSAIDRAAHRVELEGGGAIEYRKLLLATGGTPRRLPGAAEGVIHFRTVADFRRLRALPAGRRVVVVGGGFIGSEVSSALSDAGYRVTLVFPEETIGARTFPRDLGLHLNGYYGEHGVEVLPATRVSGVERRGDGFAVRTGGGELPADLVVAGLGIAPNDALARGAGLDVDDGIVVDASLRTRDPDVFAAGDVARFWNPALGRLLRVEHEDNANKMGETAGRAMAGADVVYGHLPFFYSDLFDLGYEAVGVVDARLETVADWQEPFRRGVIYYLADGRVRGVVTWGAFGKLDAARALVAEQGPHRAADLRGRIPV
- a CDS encoding cytochrome d ubiquinol oxidase subunit II, with the protein product MTPADLLGGVILVAAVLYALLGGADFGAGIWDLLAGGPRKKEQRALIEEALGPIWEANHVWLILIVVLLFTAFPPAFAAITIALFVPLMLLLVGIVLRGAAFTFRTYDAPEDRVQARWGLVFSGSSVVAPLTLGVIVGALASGGLGAAARGEAPFAWAAPFPLAVGAFAAALFAYVAAAYLAVEAGGALREDFRRRAIGAGVAVFLTAALSAALSWREAPLVFAGLTRRGWSIPLHLATGAAAVTAFAALYRGQVRLARAAAAAQVTLIVLGWGASQYPYLVVPDHTLASASAPRATQVPVLWALAAGAVLLFPALYLLFRVFKGERPFAILDRDRPR
- a CDS encoding cytochrome ubiquinol oxidase subunit I — its product is MTDLLAARALFGVSLAFHIVFAAVGVAMPLFMVLAEWRWRRTGSEVHLELARRWAKGTAILFAVGAVSGTVISFELGLLWPRFMQFAGPIIGMPFSLEGFAFFAEAIFLGIYLYGWGRVGPRLHLAAGWVVAASGATSAFFVTLANVWMNVPAGFELGAGGVAAGAAAIDPFVAMFPPGWQHQVIHVLISCYAATGFAVAGIHAFMLLRERDNPFHRAALRIAFGVGALAALLQPLSGDFSARQIATTQPVKLAALEGHFRTERGAPLRIGGIPDEERRETRYALEIPYGLSLLAFHDPQAEVRGLEAFPRDRWPNTLLVHLAFQVMVGLGSIMALLAAAWAVRRVRRREPGRWLLRALVVASPFGFVALEAGWLVTEWGRQPFTVWGVLRTADSVTPVTNLAIPFIGFMVLYVFLAVVVVALLWRQIAKSPRAVALGPGAGTAEVRP